In Pyrus communis chromosome 8, drPyrComm1.1, whole genome shotgun sequence, one genomic interval encodes:
- the LOC137742733 gene encoding exocyst complex component EXO70H1-like yields the protein MPRKGMRTLFFKSPSPSPSNSPSRTTAMLPSSPRHSFSDSLMEENIEIAEALITKWDSDSGSTSYTAVTSIFYDDRQEARLYLKSVRDLQSAMQHFLISQTTSAEKLIRAQNLMQSAMKRLEKEFYQILSANREYVDAETVSSRSSRASTRTSVSDQDSESEDESRVATESVDHISWVAMSDLKSIADCMIASGYGKECVRIYNIIRKSILDESLYLLGVEKMTLSQVQKMDWSVLEKKIKNWLNAVKVSVKTLFYGERLLCDHVFAASDSIAESCFNEISKEAAMTLFGFPESVGKSKKLSPEKMFRVLDLYQAVSDLWPEIESIFSFESTSAVRSLAVNSLVKLGEAVRSMLEEFESAIQKETSKTPVPAGGVHPLTRYVMNYINFLSDYTEVLTDIVADWPLAISTPLPEAYFGCYDAEESQLSIRFAWLVLVLLCKLDGKAELYKDVALSYLFLANNLQYVVGKVRSSNLKSLLGDYWVEKHDSKVKQYAANYERMGWTKVFESLPEDPTAEISSDQATVYFKRFKAAFEEAYKKQTSWVVMDPKLRDEIKVSVAKKLVPAYREFYEKHRNGIMRACGEDSLVRYAPENLDNYLSDLLYGVASGGSVSSFSSSYCSSSSSHSRGRQGR from the coding sequence ATGCCTAGGAAAGGAATGCGGACTCTATTTTTCAAATCTCCGTCTCCGTCGCCTTCAAACTCTCCCTCCAGAACCACCGCCATGCTGCCTTCGTCGCCGCGCCACAGCTTCTCCGACTCGCTAATGGAAGAGAACATCGAAATCGCTGAGGCCCTAATCACCAAGTGGGACTCCGACTCTGGTTCCACTTCCTACACCGCTGTCACCTCCATCTTCTACGACGACCGCCAAGAGGCGAGACTCTACCTCAAATCCGTTAGGGACTTGCAGTCCGCCATGCAGCACTTCCTCATCTCCCAAACCACCAGCGCCGAGAAGCTCATTCGAGCTCAGAATCTCATGCAATCCGCCATGAAACGTCTCGAGAAGGAGTTCTACCAGATTCTGTCAGCCAATCGGGAGTATGTAGATGCCGAAACGGTCTCCAGCCGGTCCTCCAGAGCCTCGACCCGGACCAGCGTATCAGATCAAGATTCCGAGTCGGAGGACGAGTCGCGAGTCGCAACCGAGTCGGTGGACCACATCTCTTGGGTCGCGATGTCTGATTTGAAATCCATCGCCGATTGCATGATCGCCTCCGGATACGGCAAAGAGTGCGTGAGAATTTACAACATCATCAGAAAATCGATCCTCGACGAAAGCCTTTACCTCCTCGGCGTCGAGAAGATGACGCTCTCACAGGTTCAGAAGATGGACTGGAGCGTTCTGGAGAAAAAGATCAAGAACTGGTTAAACGCCGTCAAAGTATCCGTTAAGACTCTGTTCTACGGAGAACGGCTGCTCTGCGACCACGTCTTCGCCGCTTCGGACTCGATCGCGGAGTCCTGCTTCAACGAGATTTCGAAAGAGGCTGCAATGACCCTGTTTGGTTTCCCGGAATCGGTGGGAAAAAGCAAGAAACTTTCTCCCGAGAAAATGTTCCGTGTTTTGGACTTGTACCAGGCGGTATCGGATCTCTGGCCCGAGATCGAGTCCATTTTCTCATTCGAATCAACCTCCGCCGTCCGATCTCTGGCGGTTAACTCCCTGGTGAAGTTGGGCGAGGCCGTCCGTTCGATGCTCGAAGAATTCGAATCGGCGATCCAGAAGGAAACGTCCAAGACCCCGGTCCCCGCCGGAGGAGTCCACCCGCTCACGCGCTACGTCATGAATTATATAAATTTCCTCTCAGACTACACCGAAGTCCTCACCGATATAGTCGCCGACTGGCCGCTGGCGATCTCGACACCGCTACCCGAAGCTTACTTCGGGTGCTACGATGCCGAGGAATCGCAGCTTTCTATTCGCTTCGCCTGGCTCGTTCTCGTACTTCTCTGCAAGCTCGACGGGAAAGCTGAGCTGTACAAGGACGTGGCGCTATCCTATCTGTTCTTGGCCAACAATCTCCAATACGTCGTCGGAAAGGTCCGGAGCTCCAACCTCAAGTCCTTGCTCGGGGATTACTGGGTGGAGAAGCACGACTCGAAAGTCAAACAGTACGCTGCGAACTACGAGCGCATGGGGTGGACCAAGGTGTTCGAATCCCTACCGGAAGATCCGACAGCTGAGATTTCATCCGACCAAGCCACGGTCTACTTCAAGCGCTTCAAGGCGGCGTTTGAGGAGGCATACAAGAAACAAACATCGTGGGTCGTGATGGACCCGAAACTCCGGGACGAGATTAAAGTTTCGGTGGCGAAGAAGTTGGTGCCGGCTTACCGGGAGTTTTACGAGAAGCATAGGAACGGGATAATGAGAGCGTGCGGGGAGGACTCGTTGGTCAGATATGCCCCGGAGAATCTGGATAATTACTTGTCGGATCTGTTGTATGGGGTGGCGAGTGGCGGTAGCGTTTCGTCATTTTCCTCGTCCTATTGCTCTTCCTCCTCGTCACACTCGCGTGGGAGGCAGGGTCGTTGA